In one window of Laspinema palackyanum D2c DNA:
- a CDS encoding peptidoglycan-binding domain-containing protein, with amino-acid sequence METFAYLQLFLVYDAHPAPLEPLAPGVRKFFAGFKGKKFSSAGLIRWFSVALTVALLSMATQVLAYQRGDQSEAVRSIQLRLQQLGYFNAEPTSLYGEITEDAVRRFQRDNSLPVTGRVDPQTLTAIERLLRPDPSFGQVTQVGTTNQVLRFGDSGLSVSALQDQLRQLGYLNRASTSQFDFETQQAVLRFQQAFNIQQTGEVGPTTRGVLDRQLARIPAAPSWQPVTPVATTNGTGNLKLGDRGIAVKSLQERLITAGYPIGTADGTFGPRTEEALKQFQLSFGFVPSGVASADTRQALDRKFYVVVIPKRNTLALSAVREIFPDAFEAENRLGNYIHAGSYVRREVAETRAKLLKQRGLIDTRVAYF; translated from the coding sequence ATGGAAACTTTTGCCTATCTTCAATTATTTCTCGTCTATGATGCCCACCCCGCCCCCTTAGAACCTCTGGCCCCAGGGGTGAGAAAATTTTTTGCAGGATTCAAGGGGAAAAAATTCTCTAGTGCGGGATTGATTCGCTGGTTCTCTGTGGCCTTGACTGTCGCACTCTTGAGCATGGCAACCCAGGTTTTGGCTTACCAACGGGGTGATCAGAGTGAAGCGGTGCGCTCTATCCAACTGCGCTTACAACAGTTAGGCTATTTTAATGCGGAGCCAACTAGCTTGTATGGTGAGATCACCGAGGACGCGGTGAGGCGTTTTCAGCGCGATAATAGCCTGCCGGTGACGGGAAGAGTGGATCCGCAGACGTTAACGGCGATCGAGCGATTATTACGACCGGATCCCAGTTTTGGTCAAGTCACCCAGGTGGGAACGACCAATCAAGTGCTTCGTTTTGGTGACTCGGGTTTATCAGTGAGCGCCCTCCAGGACCAGTTACGACAGTTAGGATATTTGAATCGGGCCTCCACAAGTCAGTTTGATTTTGAGACACAACAGGCAGTTTTGCGCTTCCAACAGGCATTTAATATCCAGCAGACCGGAGAGGTGGGACCGACTACTCGGGGGGTCTTAGATCGCCAATTAGCGCGGATTCCTGCGGCTCCATCCTGGCAACCTGTCACCCCAGTCGCCACTACGAACGGGACGGGAAATTTGAAACTGGGCGATCGCGGCATTGCGGTGAAATCTCTTCAAGAACGGTTAATTACCGCAGGCTATCCCATTGGTACCGCCGATGGCACCTTCGGACCCCGCACGGAAGAAGCCCTCAAACAGTTTCAATTAAGTTTTGGGTTCGTTCCCTCTGGAGTTGCCAGTGCGGACACTCGCCAAGCTTTGGACCGCAAGTTTTATGTAGTTGTAATTCCTAAGCGCAATACTTTGGCCCTCAGCGCCGTTCGTGAAATTTTTCCCGATGCATTTGAGGCCGAAAACCGATTGGGGAATTACATTCATGCCGGTTCTTATGTGCGCCGGGAGGTTGCTGAAACCCGCGCGAAACTTTTAAAACAACGCGGACTCATCGATACTCGCGTGGCTTATTTCTAG
- a CDS encoding Fur family transcriptional regulator — MSFYTASSLKAELNERGWRLTPQRETILQVFQNLPKGEHLSAEDLYELLKEEGEAISLSTIYRTVKLMARMGILRELELAEGHKHYEINQPYPHHHHHLICVRCNKTIEFKSDSILKVGIKTTTKEGYHLLDCQLTIHAVCPTCQRALLPI, encoded by the coding sequence ATGTCTTTCTACACGGCGTCCTCGCTTAAAGCTGAATTAAACGAACGGGGTTGGCGCTTAACCCCGCAACGAGAAACGATTTTACAAGTGTTTCAAAACCTTCCGAAAGGTGAGCATCTGAGTGCTGAAGACCTCTACGAACTTTTAAAAGAGGAAGGAGAGGCAATCAGTTTGTCTACCATCTATCGCACGGTCAAATTAATGGCGAGGATGGGAATTTTACGCGAATTAGAGTTAGCAGAAGGTCACAAACATTACGAAATTAATCAACCCTATCCTCACCATCATCACCATTTAATTTGTGTCAGATGTAACAAAACTATTGAATTTAAAAGCGACTCCATCTTAAAAGTAGGGATTAAAACCACCACCAAAGAAGGATACCATCTGCTCGATTGTCAACTCACCATCCATGCGGTTTGTCCCACCTGTCAGCGGGCATTGCTGCCAATTTAG
- a CDS encoding ADP-ribosylglycohydrolase family protein, which produces MEKIARYRGCLLGLAVGDAVGTTLEFKKPGTFTPITDMVGGGIFHLKPGEWTDDTSMALCLAESLIEKQGFDPVNQLETYLKWEQTGYLSSTGECFDIGNTVQQALGRFQETRQPYCGATDARSAGNGSLMRLAPVPLFYANHPEVAIATSKDSSRTTHGAATAVDACRYFAGLIIGAIQDSSKEQLLSPHYSPLPGYWQKHPLVPEIAEIADGSFKTRQPPEIQGTGYVVKSLEAALWAFYHSQSFEEGCLLAVNLGDDADTTGAIYGQIAGAFYGESGIPERWRQRVADADLIRSFSDRLFEFAESGVTPGS; this is translated from the coding sequence ATGGAAAAAATCGCTCGATATCGTGGATGTCTTCTCGGTTTAGCCGTGGGTGATGCGGTAGGAACCACCTTAGAATTTAAGAAACCGGGGACTTTTACTCCCATCACTGATATGGTAGGCGGGGGGATTTTTCACCTCAAACCCGGAGAATGGACCGATGATACTTCAATGGCTTTATGTTTAGCAGAAAGTCTGATTGAAAAACAGGGGTTTGACCCGGTTAACCAATTAGAAACCTATTTAAAATGGGAGCAAACGGGATATCTCAGCAGTACCGGAGAGTGTTTTGATATCGGAAATACGGTGCAACAAGCCCTGGGGCGATTTCAAGAGACGAGACAACCCTATTGTGGTGCGACAGATGCCCGAAGTGCGGGGAATGGTTCTCTGATGCGGTTAGCACCTGTTCCCCTATTTTATGCGAATCATCCGGAAGTGGCGATCGCCACCTCAAAAGACAGTTCACGCACCACCCACGGTGCAGCTACTGCCGTCGATGCTTGCCGATATTTTGCCGGATTAATTATTGGTGCAATCCAGGATAGTAGTAAGGAACAATTGCTTTCTCCTCACTACAGTCCCCTTCCTGGATATTGGCAAAAACATCCCCTGGTTCCAGAAATTGCTGAAATTGCGGATGGTTCTTTCAAAACTCGCCAACCACCAGAAATTCAAGGGACTGGTTATGTAGTTAAGTCTTTAGAAGCTGCATTATGGGCTTTTTATCACAGTCAATCGTTTGAAGAAGGCTGTTTATTAGCGGTTAATTTAGGGGATGATGCGGATACAACCGGGGCGATTTATGGGCAGATTGCCGGGGCATTTTATGGAGAATCTGGCATTCCAGAACGATGGCGGCAACGGGTAGCGGATGCGGACTTAATTAGGTCCTTTAGCGATCGGTTGTTTGAGTTTGCAGAGTCTGGGGTTACTCCCGGAAGTTAA
- a CDS encoding DUF1802 family protein: protein MNQSVLISTALGLSAPDVEALIQGATIAAVAEIFLDPGQEFALYFRNDFTPQLPPESSDQPTEVAETVKIVAIARCEGCQTITDRNSLPTLSRLTLWSLEDLEEIIEDQGAIFLAHLRVDRLPEAIALAFHLPTQDRIGTPIALPVTIAVADSVPVLSDRTFAYRRSQLEQFLLPLHPELDALQGAIAQLARSQPTAQNLDDDLQQFLGFGNPVPATAEDPDLTWIRTIAPVGNSQDAQGFAKLVRQGLLKLGFSGPELLPEFLIAGEGCDFYCETPYLMVGQCKAKNPKTAISDNPAQLLTRAANHLGTERYERAIKWIVAAEELTVDVLNVAIKNQMNVIRPETLQSLVDLQAKYKGSVDLLKLKQCLRQDPYGWADDKVNSYIDKVKESIELRSRIIKLVKRHLENARLELAGVEALHALYVSSYPHHFIPLKEMHEILIELSSPLTGYLGRIKGSDWHSDRFYYLRDLSL, encoded by the coding sequence ATGAATCAATCTGTGTTAATTTCAACCGCCTTAGGCTTAAGTGCACCGGATGTTGAGGCGCTCATCCAAGGGGCTACCATTGCTGCGGTGGCAGAAATTTTTCTGGATCCGGGACAAGAATTTGCCCTTTATTTCCGAAATGATTTTACCCCTCAACTGCCGCCCGAGTCCTCGGATCAACCGACGGAAGTAGCAGAAACCGTCAAAATTGTGGCGATCGCGCGGTGTGAAGGATGCCAAACCATTACCGACAGAAATTCCTTACCTACCCTGTCTCGATTAACCTTGTGGAGTTTAGAAGACTTAGAGGAAATTATCGAGGATCAGGGGGCTATTTTTCTGGCTCATTTGCGAGTTGATCGACTTCCGGAGGCGATCGCCTTAGCTTTTCATCTTCCCACCCAGGACCGAATCGGAACCCCCATTGCCTTACCTGTAACCATTGCGGTGGCTGATTCTGTGCCAGTATTGAGCGATCGCACCTTTGCCTACCGGCGTTCACAACTTGAACAGTTCCTCCTCCCTCTGCATCCAGAATTAGATGCCTTGCAAGGGGCGATCGCCCAACTCGCTCGTTCTCAACCAACGGCACAAAACCTCGATGATGATTTGCAACAGTTTCTCGGGTTCGGAAATCCGGTTCCTGCCACCGCAGAGGACCCGGATTTAACCTGGATTAGGACGATCGCCCCGGTGGGTAATTCTCAAGATGCCCAAGGGTTTGCCAAGCTGGTGCGCCAAGGGTTGCTGAAATTAGGGTTTAGCGGTCCCGAACTCCTTCCTGAGTTCCTGATTGCCGGGGAAGGATGCGATTTTTATTGCGAAACGCCTTATCTTATGGTAGGACAGTGTAAAGCTAAAAACCCCAAAACTGCGATCTCTGACAATCCCGCTCAACTCCTAACCCGGGCTGCAAATCATCTCGGAACCGAACGATACGAACGAGCTATTAAGTGGATCGTCGCGGCTGAAGAGTTAACTGTGGATGTGCTGAACGTGGCAATTAAAAATCAGATGAATGTCATCCGTCCCGAAACCTTGCAAAGTTTAGTTGACTTGCAAGCTAAATATAAAGGGTCCGTGGACTTGCTGAAATTAAAACAGTGTTTGCGGCAAGACCCTTATGGATGGGCCGATGATAAAGTCAATAGTTATATTGATAAAGTCAAAGAATCCATTGAGTTGCGATCGCGCATTATCAAACTGGTTAAACGACATTTAGAAAATGCCCGCTTAGAACTCGCTGGAGTAGAAGCCCTCCATGCTCTATATGTGAGTTCCTATCCGCATCATTTTATTCCTTTAAAAGAAATGCACGAAATTTTAATCGAACTTTCTTCTCCCCTCACGGGATATTTAGGACGAATTAAAGGCAGCGATTGGCACAGCGATCGCTTTTACTATCTGCGTGACTTATCCCTCTAA
- a CDS encoding hybrid sensor histidine kinase/response regulator has translation MSDPSLPQNPKTDRILVVDDSPDNVLLVKTILEEEGYDITQADSGYAALAQIEESPPDLVLLDIMMPGMDGYEVTRRIRDPKKKRPFIPILLITAHDQPSVVEGLDLGADDFIRKPVELDELLARVRSLLRLKHSVDERDEIARQREDFVSRLTHDLRTPLVAADRMVNLLKQGALGPITPQMDEVFTTMVRSNQNLLKMVNTLLEVYRYEADRKNLNFSLVDMPQLIQEIIEELLPIAQEKETQIKVKYGTAVDGSNKTSGFVRGDRLELRRLVTNLVGNAIKFTDNGIIEIRITEEVVPKNAGVPNWIAIAVADNGAGISEADQSLLFQRFLPGKHKRSGSGLGLHLCKRITEAHNGTIDVQSVLGKGSVFSVRLPAWKN, from the coding sequence ATGAGCGATCCCTCCTTGCCTCAGAACCCAAAAACAGACCGCATCCTGGTTGTCGATGACTCTCCTGATAATGTCTTGCTCGTCAAGACAATTTTGGAAGAAGAGGGATATGACATCACTCAGGCAGATAGCGGCTATGCTGCTTTAGCGCAAATTGAAGAATCACCGCCAGACTTGGTATTGCTGGATATTATGATGCCGGGAATGGATGGCTATGAAGTTACCCGGCGGATTCGCGACCCCAAAAAAAAGCGGCCCTTTATCCCCATTTTGCTGATCACCGCTCACGATCAACCCAGTGTGGTTGAGGGATTGGATCTCGGGGCCGATGATTTTATCCGCAAACCCGTCGAACTGGATGAACTCTTAGCGCGGGTGCGGAGTTTGTTGCGCCTCAAGCATAGTGTAGATGAGCGGGATGAAATCGCCCGTCAGCGCGAGGATTTCGTATCCAGGCTGACCCATGATTTGCGAACTCCGTTAGTCGCGGCGGATCGAATGGTGAACCTACTCAAACAAGGAGCCCTCGGACCGATCACGCCTCAGATGGATGAAGTCTTCACCACGATGGTGCGGAGTAACCAAAATCTGTTGAAAATGGTGAATACGTTGCTGGAGGTGTACCGCTACGAAGCCGATCGCAAAAATCTGAATTTCTCGTTGGTTGATATGCCGCAACTGATTCAGGAAATTATCGAGGAACTGCTGCCGATCGCCCAGGAAAAAGAAACCCAAATCAAGGTTAAGTATGGAACGGCAGTTGATGGATCCAACAAAACTTCGGGGTTCGTCCGGGGCGATCGCCTAGAACTGCGTCGCCTTGTGACTAATTTAGTGGGGAATGCGATCAAGTTTACCGACAATGGGATCATCGAGATTCGCATTACGGAAGAGGTCGTTCCTAAAAATGCAGGGGTTCCCAACTGGATTGCGATCGCAGTAGCTGATAACGGTGCTGGGATTAGTGAGGCGGATCAAAGCTTATTGTTTCAAAGATTTCTTCCCGGCAAGCACAAGCGATCGGGAAGCGGTTTGGGCCTACACCTGTGTAAACGAATTACCGAAGCTCATAATGGAACCATTGATGTCCAGTCAGTGTTAGGCAAAGGCAGCGTCTTTAGTGTGCGCTTACCCGCTTGGAAAAATTGA
- the lipA gene encoding lipoyl synthase, which yields MSVKPDWLRVKAPQWERVGNVKEILRDLALNTVCEEASCPNIGECFHNGTATFLIMGPACTRACPYCDIDFEKKPQALDPTEPIRLAEAVRRMRLNHVVITSVNRDDLPDGGANQFRRCIQEVRAASPGTTIEVLIPDLCGNWQALEVILQAEPEVLNHNTETVPRLYRRVRPQGNYERSLELLRRSRQLAPGLYTKSGIMLGLGETDEEIQQVLQDLRAVECDILTLGQYMQPTPKHLPVVNWVTPEQFTAWQQLGESWGFLQIVASPLTRSSYHAEQVRALMERYPRVNSRNPQTVV from the coding sequence GTGAGTGTAAAACCAGATTGGCTGCGGGTCAAAGCCCCGCAATGGGAGCGCGTCGGCAACGTTAAGGAAATATTGCGGGATTTAGCCCTCAATACCGTCTGTGAAGAAGCATCCTGTCCCAATATCGGAGAGTGCTTCCACAACGGGACCGCGACTTTCCTGATTATGGGGCCAGCCTGTACCCGTGCCTGCCCCTACTGCGATATTGATTTTGAGAAAAAGCCCCAAGCCCTAGACCCCACGGAACCCATTCGGTTAGCGGAAGCCGTGCGGCGAATGCGCCTGAATCATGTGGTGATTACCTCAGTGAATCGGGATGATTTGCCTGATGGGGGAGCCAACCAATTCCGGCGATGTATTCAGGAAGTTCGGGCTGCTTCCCCCGGCACCACCATTGAAGTATTAATCCCGGACCTCTGTGGGAATTGGCAAGCCTTAGAGGTGATTTTGCAAGCTGAACCGGAAGTGCTCAATCATAATACCGAAACGGTGCCGCGTCTGTATCGCCGGGTGCGTCCCCAAGGCAACTATGAGCGCAGTTTGGAATTATTGCGGCGATCGCGCCAACTGGCACCGGGGTTGTACACCAAATCGGGAATCATGCTCGGACTCGGGGAAACCGATGAGGAAATTCAACAGGTGCTGCAAGATTTACGCGCTGTGGAGTGCGACATTTTAACCTTGGGACAATATATGCAACCGACCCCGAAACATCTACCTGTGGTGAATTGGGTCACCCCAGAGCAATTTACCGCATGGCAGCAGCTTGGGGAGTCCTGGGGATTTTTACAAATTGTAGCCTCTCCCTTGACTCGCAGTTCCTATCATGCCGAGCAAGTCCGGGCTTTGATGGAACGGTATCCTCGGGTGAATAGCCGCAACCCCCAAACGGTTGTTTAG
- a CDS encoding NAD(P)H-dependent glycerol-3-phosphate dehydrogenase encodes MDNKPTFPATKPQTLGILGAGVWGRTLGQLVSQNGHPVEYWCRSGDRSLEEIVTGADILLSAVSMKGVAPVLSQVRAIGLATDTIIVTATKGLDPQTTCTAAQLWQRAFSDRPVVVLAGPNLSKEIQQGLPAATVVASNDESAASLVQEVFSSSNFRVYTNPDPLGVELGGTLKNVMAIASGVCDGLQLGTNAKAALLTRGLTEIIRIGIHWGAQMETFYGLSGLGDLLATCNSPLSRNYQVGYQLAQGKTLAEILPDLEGTAEGVNTTQVLIQRAKTLEISVPISYQVHQLLEGQITPKDAVEALMLRDIKPE; translated from the coding sequence ATGGATAATAAGCCGACTTTCCCCGCCACGAAACCTCAGACCCTCGGAATTTTGGGGGCTGGGGTTTGGGGGCGGACGTTGGGACAGTTAGTGAGCCAAAATGGTCATCCGGTGGAATATTGGTGCAGGAGTGGCGATCGCAGTTTAGAGGAGATTGTCACTGGGGCGGATATTCTCCTGTCTGCGGTATCCATGAAAGGAGTGGCCCCGGTTTTGTCCCAAGTTAGAGCCATTGGTCTTGCCACAGATACCATTATCGTAACGGCAACCAAAGGGTTAGACCCCCAAACGACCTGTACGGCAGCGCAACTCTGGCAACGGGCATTTAGCGATCGCCCCGTGGTGGTGTTAGCTGGACCGAATCTGTCCAAGGAAATTCAACAGGGATTACCCGCAGCAACGGTGGTAGCAAGTAACGATGAGAGTGCCGCCAGTTTGGTTCAAGAGGTGTTTTCTTCTAGTAACTTTCGGGTTTATACCAATCCGGACCCCTTGGGGGTAGAACTGGGGGGGACCCTTAAAAATGTCATGGCGATCGCCTCGGGGGTCTGCGATGGACTCCAACTGGGCACCAATGCCAAAGCGGCTTTACTCACCCGAGGACTGACTGAAATCATTCGCATTGGCATCCATTGGGGGGCGCAAATGGAAACCTTTTACGGATTGTCAGGACTTGGTGATTTACTAGCAACCTGTAACAGCCCTCTTAGCCGCAATTATCAAGTGGGCTATCAATTGGCACAAGGCAAGACCCTGGCTGAGATTCTCCCGGATTTAGAAGGGACAGCCGAAGGGGTAAATACCACCCAGGTGTTAATTCAACGGGCTAAAACTTTGGAGATTTCCGTTCCTATTTCCTATCAGGTGCATCAGTTACTCGAAGGCCAAATTACCCCCAAAGATGCGGTTGAAGCCCTGATGCTGCGGGATATAAAGCCCGAGTAA
- the sigC gene encoding RNA polymerase sigma factor SigC encodes MPGISLYPNTEDDNPLLPSDFELDAPEDNDLDLTSDSIAVELEMEEPDTVEISQAPTRRTTDLVRLYLQEIGRVRLLGREEEVVEAQKVQRYMQIKEMRDAAATEENPELQRYVRLVDTRDRLASLLGHRPSLERWAAEAGEQVTDLKPILAAGKRQWAALASLTVEELERTQAEGIGAKEHMIEANLRLVVSVAKKYQNRGLELLDLVQEGTLGLERAVDKFDPTKGYRFSTYAYWWIRQGITRAIATQSRTIRLPVHITEKLNKIKKAQRKLSQEKGRTASIEDVAKELEMTPAQVREVLLRVPRSVSLETKVGKEKDTELGDLLETDDISPEEKLMQEALHRELHHLLADLTSRERDVIGMRFGLTDGHPYSLAEIGRALDLSRERVRQIESKALQKLRQPKRRNRVRDYLELLT; translated from the coding sequence ATGCCAGGAATTTCTCTTTACCCTAATACAGAAGACGACAATCCACTATTGCCCTCCGACTTCGAGCTGGATGCTCCCGAGGACAATGACTTAGACCTGACCTCCGATTCCATTGCAGTCGAGCTGGAAATGGAGGAACCGGACACGGTTGAAATCTCTCAAGCCCCCACTCGTCGCACCACCGACCTGGTTCGGTTGTACCTCCAGGAAATTGGGCGCGTGCGGTTGCTCGGGCGAGAAGAAGAGGTTGTGGAAGCCCAGAAAGTGCAGCGCTATATGCAAATCAAAGAGATGCGTGATGCGGCGGCTACTGAGGAAAATCCAGAACTGCAACGGTATGTTCGCCTGGTTGATACTCGCGATCGCCTCGCCTCTCTCTTAGGACATCGACCCTCCTTAGAGCGATGGGCTGCGGAAGCGGGAGAGCAAGTCACTGACCTCAAGCCGATTTTGGCTGCTGGGAAACGTCAATGGGCGGCCCTGGCATCTTTGACGGTGGAGGAACTGGAACGCACTCAAGCCGAAGGAATTGGCGCGAAGGAACACATGATTGAGGCCAACCTCCGTCTCGTGGTTTCCGTGGCGAAGAAGTATCAAAACCGAGGGTTAGAGCTCTTGGATTTAGTCCAAGAAGGCACTCTGGGTTTAGAAAGGGCGGTGGATAAGTTCGATCCGACCAAGGGGTATCGGTTTAGCACGTATGCATACTGGTGGATTCGTCAGGGGATTACCCGGGCGATCGCCACCCAAAGTCGCACCATTCGCTTGCCGGTTCACATTACCGAAAAGCTCAATAAAATTAAAAAGGCCCAGCGCAAGCTGTCCCAAGAAAAAGGCCGCACCGCCAGCATCGAAGATGTTGCCAAGGAATTAGAGATGACTCCGGCACAAGTCCGGGAAGTGTTATTGCGAGTTCCTCGGTCTGTGTCTTTGGAAACTAAGGTGGGCAAGGAGAAAGATACGGAACTGGGAGATTTACTCGAAACCGATGATATCTCTCCGGAAGAAAAGTTGATGCAAGAAGCTTTGCATCGGGAGTTGCATCACCTCCTGGCAGATTTAACCAGTCGAGAACGGGATGTGATTGGAATGCGGTTTGGATTGACGGATGGACATCCCTACTCCTTAGCCGAAATTGGTCGTGCTCTGGACCTGTCTCGGGAACGAGTCCGTCAAATTGAGTCCAAGGCCCTGCAAAAGTTGCGGCAGCCGAAGCGACGCAACCGCGTCCGAGATTATCTGGAATTGTTAACTTAG